A region from the Kribbella shirazensis genome encodes:
- a CDS encoding LysE/ArgO family amino acid transporter gives MPLLAGFATALSLIVAIGAQNVFVLRQGLRREHVLPVVLTCALSDALLISGGILGLGALLTRSQLALDIAKFGGAAFLYAYAFLAAKRAFKPGSITPADHAPAALRSVVLACLGFTYLNPHVYLDTVVLLGSLANQRGTDGRWLYGVGAVTASFTWFFALGFFSRKLSPLFARPRAWQVLDSTIALLMTTLATWMLLP, from the coding sequence ATGCCCCTCCTCGCCGGTTTCGCCACGGCACTGTCCCTGATCGTCGCGATCGGCGCCCAGAACGTGTTCGTCCTGCGCCAAGGTCTGCGCCGCGAGCACGTCCTGCCGGTCGTCCTGACCTGCGCACTCTCCGACGCACTCCTGATCTCCGGCGGCATCCTCGGCCTCGGCGCACTCCTCACCCGCAGCCAACTCGCGCTCGACATCGCCAAGTTCGGCGGAGCGGCATTCCTCTACGCCTATGCGTTCCTCGCCGCGAAACGAGCCTTCAAGCCCGGTTCGATCACACCGGCCGACCACGCCCCCGCCGCCCTCCGCAGCGTCGTACTGGCCTGCCTGGGCTTCACGTACCTCAACCCCCACGTCTACCTGGACACCGTCGTCCTCCTGGGCTCCCTCGCCAACCAACGAGGCACCGACGGCCGCTGGCTCTACGGCGTAGGCGCGGTAACCGCCAGCTTCACCTGGTTCTTCGCCCTGGGCTTCTTCTCCCGCAAACTCTCCCCCCTCTTCGCCCGCCCCCGAGCCTGGCAAGTCCTCGACTCCACCATCGCCCTCCTCATGACCACCCTCGCCACCTGGATGCTGCTGCCCTGA